One window of Deltaproteobacteria bacterium genomic DNA carries:
- a CDS encoding thiamine pyrophosphate-dependent enzyme: MHPLADKYLRQAALPLIFCPGCGDGTVLNIFLRAVEEMDIFPDLALVGGIGCSGWLPTYLRADVLHVLHGRAIPFATGLKLTDPRRKVVVFTGDGDCVGIGGNHFIHGARRNIDLTVIMMNNGIYGMTGGQVAPTTPLHGRTQTSPYGNIEFPFDVGDLARAAGATYVARWTTAHPKQLLRAIKEGIEHAGFSFIEVLSQCPTQAGRYMEGTSDPGELLTLFKKRAISVERARSTAAQDLRGRIIVGKIHHLTEKKEFSKTLYESFPAEAADNQDHP, translated from the coding sequence ATGCATCCTTTAGCTGATAAATACCTTCGGCAAGCCGCGCTTCCCCTGATCTTCTGCCCAGGCTGCGGGGATGGGACCGTATTAAATATTTTTTTGCGGGCAGTGGAAGAGATGGACATCTTCCCGGACCTGGCTTTGGTGGGTGGGATTGGCTGCTCGGGGTGGTTGCCCACTTATCTCCGGGCCGATGTCCTCCATGTCCTCCATGGCCGGGCCATTCCTTTTGCCACCGGATTGAAACTCACAGATCCACGGAGAAAGGTGGTTGTCTTTACCGGTGACGGAGATTGCGTGGGGATTGGCGGCAATCATTTCATCCATGGAGCCAGACGGAATATCGACCTTACGGTCATCATGATGAATAACGGAATCTATGGAATGACCGGCGGACAGGTTGCTCCTACCACCCCCCTTCACGGCCGGACCCAGACATCTCCTTACGGTAACATTGAATTTCCTTTTGACGTCGGCGATCTGGCACGAGCGGCTGGAGCCACCTACGTGGCCCGCTGGACGACCGCCCACCCGAAGCAACTTCTCCGGGCCATCAAGGAAGGAATTGAGCATGCGGGATTTTCCTTTATCGAGGTGCTTTCCCAGTGCCCAACGCAGGCCGGAAGATACATGGAAGGAACCAGCGACCCGGGAGAGCTTCTGACCCTTTTTAAGAAAAGAGCGATCTCGGTCGAGCGAGCCAGGAGCACTGCGGCCCAGGATTTAAGGGGAAGGATTATTGTGGGCAAAATCCATCACCTGACGGAAAAGAAGGAGTTCAGTAAAACCCTCTATGAAAGTTTCCCGGCCGAAGCAGCAGACAACCAAGATCATCCTTGA
- a CDS encoding 2-oxoacid:acceptor oxidoreductase subunit alpha, with product MVQTLVIHGNEACVRGAMAAGCRFFAGYPITPATEITELMARMLPQVRGVFLQMEDEIASICAALGAAWGGAKACTATSGPGFTLKQEGIGWAAETDTPIVVIDVMRGGPSTGQPTSSSQQDVMQAKYGSHGDYEIIALTPSSVQEAFDLTVKAFNLAEIYRNPVMVLSDEIVGHTREKIRIPEQVEVVRRKKPESSIKDYIPYRPTSQGFLDGMPTFNQGYGILVDGQLHDEWGIRAGHKPDVSAGLVERICRKITGHARELLDVEEYRLDDAEVAVIAYGSPARPSLRATKEARHTGVKAGCLKMRILWPFPETAIDQLCQRVKKIIVPEMNMGKIYREVERVARGRAEVISMPKLGGEMHTPQEIFEKIK from the coding sequence TTGGTGCAAACATTGGTCATTCATGGAAACGAAGCCTGTGTTCGCGGAGCCATGGCCGCGGGTTGCCGTTTTTTTGCTGGCTATCCCATAACGCCGGCGACGGAGATTACCGAGCTCATGGCCCGCATGCTTCCTCAGGTGCGGGGAGTTTTTTTACAGATGGAAGACGAGATCGCATCGATTTGCGCTGCATTGGGAGCGGCTTGGGGAGGAGCCAAAGCCTGCACAGCCACTTCCGGTCCGGGATTCACCCTAAAACAAGAGGGCATCGGCTGGGCCGCGGAGACGGATACTCCTATTGTGGTAATCGACGTCATGCGCGGAGGGCCTTCCACCGGGCAACCCACCTCTTCCTCCCAACAGGATGTGATGCAGGCCAAGTATGGGTCCCACGGAGATTATGAGATCATTGCCCTTACGCCCTCGAGCGTCCAAGAAGCCTTTGACCTGACCGTGAAGGCTTTTAACCTGGCTGAAATTTACCGCAACCCGGTCATGGTTCTCTCCGATGAGATTGTGGGCCATACGCGGGAGAAAATTCGGATTCCCGAGCAGGTAGAGGTCGTGCGACGCAAAAAACCGGAAAGCTCCATTAAGGACTACATACCCTATCGCCCTACCTCGCAGGGTTTTTTAGATGGCATGCCGACTTTCAATCAGGGGTATGGAATTTTAGTTGACGGGCAACTACACGATGAGTGGGGAATCCGCGCCGGGCATAAGCCGGATGTCTCTGCGGGACTCGTGGAGCGAATCTGCCGCAAAATTACCGGCCATGCCCGGGAGCTTTTGGATGTGGAAGAATATAGGCTGGACGACGCAGAAGTGGCGGTAATCGCTTACGGTAGCCCGGCAAGGCCATCGCTGCGGGCCACCAAAGAAGCCCGCCACACAGGCGTGAAAGCGGGATGCTTGAAAATGCGCATTCTCTGGCCGTTTCCAGAAACCGCCATCGATCAGCTTTGCCAAAGAGTAAAAAAAATCATTGTCCCAGAAATGAACATGGGAAAGATTTATCGGGAAGTGGAAAGGGTGGCCCGCGGAAGAGCAGAAGTCATTTCCATGCCCAAATTGGGCGGGGAAATGCACACGCCTCAGGAAATTTTTGAAAAAATCAAATAA
- a CDS encoding peptidoglycan endopeptidase codes for MKQPCSLLMRFFFPFLFILATSSPAKADLTYVVKRGDSLYSIAKKFHLSVEEIQEANDLDDTKIRAGQRLAIPGIDPGDTAAEKKKGKKLKPGQIIYLQPPLKAKQEEIEGDGKEKREEKKEVSDEVAKVVVKRNEFLAEEKDQQVLVRVAKAFLGLKYSRSGTNINGMDCSAFVQKVFRIFDIDLPRTTREQFLVGYTVAREALRIGDLVFFKRGQARRPGHVGIYIGNGQFIHTSLRKHRVEVNSFENRYFSTRFIGAKRIEEVKERLEAEEISRN; via the coding sequence TGCGATTTTTTTTCCCATTCCTTTTTATCTTGGCGACTTCTTCACCGGCGAAGGCGGACCTTACCTATGTTGTGAAGCGAGGAGATTCCTTATACAGCATCGCGAAAAAGTTTCATCTTTCCGTAGAAGAGATCCAGGAGGCCAATGACCTGGACGACACGAAAATTCGGGCAGGACAACGTTTAGCCATTCCGGGGATAGACCCTGGGGACACGGCCGCGGAGAAGAAAAAGGGGAAAAAGCTAAAACCTGGGCAAATCATTTATCTTCAGCCACCGCTGAAAGCAAAACAGGAGGAAATTGAAGGAGACGGAAAAGAAAAAAGAGAGGAGAAAAAAGAAGTAAGTGACGAAGTTGCGAAAGTCGTTGTAAAAAGAAATGAATTTTTGGCTGAAGAGAAGGATCAACAGGTTCTGGTCAGGGTGGCCAAGGCTTTCTTGGGATTAAAATATAGCCGGAGTGGGACGAATATCAACGGGATGGATTGCTCGGCTTTTGTGCAAAAAGTTTTTAGGATCTTTGATATTGACCTTCCCCGCACTACCCGCGAACAATTCCTGGTCGGCTATACCGTTGCTCGGGAAGCACTGCGCATCGGCGACTTAGTTTTTTTCAAGCGCGGCCAGGCCCGTCGCCCCGGCCATGTGGGAATCTACATCGGGAATGGGCAGTTCATCCACACCTCCCTGCGAAAACACCGGGTGGAAGTTAATAGTTTCGAAAACCGATATTTTTCAACGCGGTTCATCGGAGCGAAACGGATCGAAGAGGTTAAGGAACGGCTTGAGGCGGAAGAAATAAGTAGAAACTGA